The Cryomorphaceae bacterium 1068 genome window below encodes:
- a CDS encoding DUF5675 family protein, whose translation MRFNLIRIYGNQGTNGYLIAEGKLVCKTIELPWRMNQPNVSCIPEGQYILKARYSPRFGHCVEVVNVPNRSHILLHPANNALRELRGCIAPVSELTGQGTGLRSRAATQRFLEVFNRLKANGNSLILNIHT comes from the coding sequence ATGAGGTTCAACCTTATCCGAATATACGGTAACCAAGGGACAAACGGCTACCTCATCGCTGAAGGCAAACTGGTCTGCAAGACCATCGAACTGCCCTGGCGCATGAACCAACCCAATGTCTCTTGCATTCCCGAAGGACAGTACATCCTGAAGGCGCGTTACAGCCCGCGATTCGGACACTGCGTGGAAGTGGTAAATGTTCCCAACCGATCCCATATCCTCCTTCATCCGGCAAATAATGCTCTGCGAGAACTTCGCGGTTGCATCGCACCGGTGTCAGAGCTTACAGGGCAAGGAACCGGACTTCGCTCCCGCGCAGCTACGCAACGATTCCTTGAGGTGTTCAACCGCCTCAAGGCTAATGGGAATAGTTTAATCTTAAACATTCATACATGA